A region from the Parcubacteria group bacterium ADurb.Bin159 genome encodes:
- a CDS encoding 2-oxoacid ferredoxin oxidoreductase, which produces MERIAKELLAKKQGFLFGNEAVVRGALEAGVAFVSSYPGTPASEIGDTFRKISCETRLYFEYSTNEKVALEAAAGAAFSGVKAMVSMKHYGLNVALDSLLPLVYLECPLVIVVSDDPGCWSSVQTEEDTRWISHLGNIPTFEPSNPKEAKEMTKMAFDLAGQYKIPVLIHLTTRVCYWRDLVLYEPLPQKIKFTGKFPKDPQGFKVGSARTIELHQKLLAKIKKIKKETSEKSLFNKIFAGKGEVGIISSGISFFYVKEAIKDLKINPPLLKIGESYPFPENKVKKFLVNLKKVLIVEEEDPILEGEVKKIVGGLKIKIYGKEMFSEAGEYKPEDVLIVLAKIFKKSMPINLKENIKNFSPAKIDKRIPSFCPGCPHQPVFYAVREVLGKDKIYGGDIGCYLLGAMPPFYGEDFIVAMGAGIGISHGISQTNKKKPVAFIGDSTFFHAGIPALINLIFNQADILVIILNNHFTSMTGQQPHPETGENARGITKKIAIEDVVKSIQVDWVKTVSAYNLTELKKALKEGYEKKGVCVLITEGPCRLGKRLKGGTLKSPVVER; this is translated from the coding sequence ATGGAAAGAATAGCCAAAGAATTATTAGCCAAAAAACAAGGATTTTTATTCGGTAATGAAGCTGTGGTTCGTGGCGCTTTGGAGGCAGGTGTGGCTTTTGTTTCTTCTTATCCGGGAACGCCGGCCTCGGAAATAGGCGATACTTTTAGAAAAATTAGTTGTGAAACACGGCTTTATTTTGAATACAGCACCAATGAAAAAGTGGCTTTAGAGGCAGCAGCAGGAGCAGCGTTTAGCGGGGTGAAAGCAATGGTTTCTATGAAACACTACGGATTAAATGTGGCTTTGGATAGTTTGCTTCCTTTGGTTTATTTGGAATGTCCCTTAGTAATAGTTGTTTCTGATGACCCGGGGTGTTGGAGTTCAGTTCAAACCGAAGAAGACACTCGCTGGATTTCTCATTTAGGGAATATTCCTACTTTTGAGCCGTCTAATCCAAAAGAAGCTAAAGAAATGACCAAAATGGCTTTTGATTTGGCTGGACAATACAAGATTCCGGTTTTAATTCATTTGACCACGCGGGTTTGCTATTGGCGAGATTTAGTTTTATATGAGCCCTTGCCTCAAAAGATAAAATTTACGGGTAAATTCCCTAAAGATCCTCAGGGGTTTAAAGTGGGCAGTGCTCGAACTATAGAATTGCATCAAAAACTTTTAGCAAAAATAAAAAAAATTAAAAAAGAAACTTCTGAAAAATCTCTTTTTAATAAAATTTTTGCCGGCAAAGGAGAGGTGGGCATTATTAGTTCAGGAATAAGTTTTTTTTATGTTAAAGAAGCTATTAAAGATTTAAAAATCAATCCGCCTTTATTAAAAATAGGGGAGAGTTATCCTTTCCCTGAAAATAAAGTAAAAAAATTTTTGGTGAATTTAAAAAAGGTTTTAATCGTGGAAGAAGAAGACCCTATTCTTGAGGGGGAGGTGAAAAAAATTGTTGGTGGTTTGAAAATTAAAATTTACGGCAAAGAAATGTTTTCTGAAGCAGGGGAGTATAAACCGGAAGACGTCTTAATAGTTTTGGCAAAAATTTTCAAAAAATCAATGCCCATAAATTTAAAAGAAAATATTAAAAATTTTAGTCCGGCTAAAATAGACAAAAGAATTCCTTCTTTTTGTCCGGGTTGTCCTCATCAGCCAGTTTTTTACGCGGTAAGAGAAGTTTTGGGTAAAGATAAAATTTATGGCGGCGATATTGGCTGTTATTTATTGGGGGCAATGCCTCCTTTTTATGGTGAAGATTTTATTGTGGCTATGGGCGCGGGAATAGGCATATCGCATGGCATTAGCCAAACAAATAAAAAAAAGCCAGTGGCTTTTATTGGTGATTCCACTTTTTTTCACGCGGGCATTCCTGCTTTGATAAATTTAATTTTTAATCAAGCTGATATTTTAGTGATTATTTTGAACAATCATTTTACCTCTATGACCGGACAGCAGCCGCATCCAGAAACCGGAGAAAACGCCCGAGGCATAACTAAAAAAATTGCGATTGAAGATGTGGTTAAATCTATTCAAGTTGATTGGGTGAAAACCGTCAGCGCTTATAATTTAACTGAGTTAAAAAAAGCCCTTAAAGAGGGTTATGAGAAAAAAGGGGTTTGTGTTTTAATTACCGAAGGTCCCTGTCGTCTCGGTAAAAGACTTAAGGGTGGAACCCTTAAATCCCCTGTAGTAGAGCGGTAA
- a CDS encoding indolepyruvate oxidoreductase subunit beta: MTKFFNLIICGYGGQGVLTLAEIISRAALEENYKVMESELHGLAQRGGPLDCHIRMGKNQEFFSPLIRRGEADLIIALDLLEAWRACYFANKKKTKIISNEEIGFLGKWQGTDKKQMISQIKKNSQEQEFIEATKIVKENVGIIGPLNIFMLSQALKKNYLPLKRETVWRVIEERLKGKNLEINKKVFC, encoded by the coding sequence ATGACAAAATTTTTTAATTTAATTATTTGCGGTTATGGAGGCCAAGGAGTTTTAACTTTGGCGGAAATAATTTCTCGCGCTGCTTTGGAAGAAAATTATAAAGTAATGGAATCCGAGTTGCACGGTTTAGCGCAAAGAGGCGGTCCTTTGGATTGCCATATTAGAATGGGAAAAAACCAAGAATTTTTTTCTCCCTTAATCAGGCGAGGGGAAGCGGATTTAATTATTGCTTTGGATTTATTAGAAGCTTGGCGGGCTTGTTATTTCGCTAACAAAAAAAAGACGAAAATTATTAGTAACGAAGAAATAGGTTTTCTTGGTAAATGGCAGGGGACGGACAAAAAACAAATGATTTCCCAAATTAAAAAAAACAGTCAAGAACAAGAATTTATAGAAGCAACAAAAATAGTTAAAGAAAACGTGGGGATTATTGGGCCTTTAAATATTTTTATGCTTTCTCAAGCGCTGAAAAAAAATTATCTCCCCTTAAAGAGGGAGACAGTTTGGCGAGTTATTGAAGAAAGATTAAAAGGTAAAAATTTGGAAATTAATAAAAAAGTTTTTTGTTAG
- the valS gene encoding Valine--tRNA ligase — protein sequence MEPKWQAEKFEEEIYQLWKESGFFNPDNLPGKRKKKFVIAIPPPNITGSLHMGHALNSTIQDILIRYHRLKGEKTLWVPGTDHAGIATQNVVEKELAKKGITRKNIGREKFLEYVWQWKEKYGNIILSQFEKLGCSCDWSRTRFTLDDDYSTAVEKAFFHYYQKGYIYRGPRLVNWCPRCETAISDIEIKYKEEKTKLYYIKYKIKNSNLIQNSEYIIVATTRPETMLGDTAIAVNPKDKRYKNLIGKTAILPIVNREIPIIANHFVDPQFGTGAVKITPAHDALDWKIGQAHKLKIINVIGPQAKMTDEAGKYKGLPVLEARQKIKEELERLKLLVKEEDYTHHLSLCDRCLTPIEPQISTQWFIKMDKLVRPAIKVVKQGKIKIIPSRLEKLYFNWLQNIEDWCISRQLWWGHRLPVWQCQAENSKSAHQNQKTNFIVSINKPKEKCPICNSEYEQVPDVLDTWFSSALWPFAILGWPKKTKDLKNFYPTDFLTTAQEILYLWVSRMIFSSLEFTGKIPFSTVYIHPTILNPEGRRMSKSLGTGVDPLNLIKNYGADATRWSLIFNLTPEQQSIKFDERSLVGARNFVNKIYNIARFIKMQDSIDTDFSKEKINYKNLTPADIQILSRLNEIIISVTSKIEQYELGKAAQELYQFSWHELADIYIETAKKQIKNAELKDQTIKILYLILFDLLKLLHPFIPFVTEKIWQEFHPNEKANLLLIQDWPKSIAKGTVPFFRPLQTRINKG from the coding sequence ATGGAGCCGAAATGGCAAGCGGAAAAATTTGAAGAGGAAATTTACCAGCTCTGGAAAGAGAGCGGCTTTTTTAATCCTGATAATCTGCCAGGGAAAAGAAAGAAAAAATTTGTAATTGCTATCCCTCCACCAAATATTACCGGTTCTCTCCATATGGGACATGCCCTAAACTCCACTATTCAAGATATTTTAATTCGCTATCATCGGCTTAAAGGAGAAAAAACTTTATGGGTTCCCGGTACTGACCATGCCGGCATTGCCACTCAAAATGTTGTAGAAAAAGAATTAGCTAAAAAAGGAATAACTCGCAAAAATATTGGCCGTGAAAAATTTTTAGAGTATGTTTGGCAATGGAAAGAAAAATATGGCAATATTATTTTATCACAATTTGAAAAATTGGGTTGTTCTTGCGACTGGTCAAGAACTCGTTTTACTTTAGATGATGATTATTCCACTGCTGTAGAGAAAGCTTTTTTTCATTATTACCAAAAGGGCTATATTTATCGTGGCCCGCGTTTAGTTAACTGGTGTCCAAGATGCGAAACAGCCATTTCTGATATTGAAATTAAATATAAAGAAGAAAAAACAAAACTTTACTATATAAAATATAAAATTAAAAATTCAAATTTAATTCAAAATTCAGAATATATTATTGTGGCTACTACTCGGCCGGAAACAATGTTGGGCGATACCGCCATAGCCGTTAATCCTAAGGACAAAAGATATAAAAATTTAATAGGCAAAACAGCAATTCTGCCCATAGTTAACCGGGAGATACCTATTATTGCCAATCATTTTGTTGACCCTCAATTTGGCACCGGAGCAGTTAAAATCACCCCTGCCCACGATGCTCTTGACTGGAAAATTGGCCAAGCGCATAAATTAAAAATTATAAATGTTATTGGCCCGCAAGCAAAAATGACTGATGAAGCGGGTAAATATAAAGGGCTGCCTGTTTTAGAAGCGCGGCAGAAAATAAAGGAGGAGTTAGAACGTCTCAAATTATTAGTTAAAGAAGAAGATTATACTCACCATCTTTCTTTATGCGACCGGTGTCTAACGCCTATCGAACCGCAAATATCTACTCAGTGGTTTATTAAAATGGATAAATTGGTTCGCCCAGCCATTAAAGTAGTAAAACAAGGAAAAATCAAAATAATTCCCTCACGTTTAGAAAAATTATATTTTAATTGGCTTCAAAATATCGAAGATTGGTGTATTTCCCGCCAATTGTGGTGGGGGCACAGATTGCCTGTTTGGCAATGTCAAGCAGAAAATTCAAAATCTGCCCATCAAAACCAAAAAACAAATTTCATAGTTTCCATAAATAAGCCGAAAGAAAAATGCCCCATATGTAATTCAGAATACGAGCAAGTCCCCGATGTGTTAGATACCTGGTTTTCTTCTGCTCTTTGGCCATTTGCCATTCTTGGCTGGCCTAAAAAAACAAAAGATTTAAAAAATTTTTATCCTACTGATTTTTTAACTACTGCCCAAGAAATTCTTTATCTGTGGGTATCCCGAATGATTTTTTCCTCTTTAGAATTTACCGGCAAAATTCCGTTTTCCACGGTTTATATTCATCCCACTATTCTTAACCCCGAAGGCCGACGAATGAGCAAATCATTGGGCACAGGCGTTGACCCATTAAACTTAATTAAAAATTACGGAGCCGATGCCACTCGCTGGAGCTTAATTTTTAATCTTACCCCAGAACAGCAATCTATAAAATTTGATGAACGCTCTTTAGTGGGAGCGAGAAATTTCGTTAATAAAATTTATAACATTGCCCGATTTATAAAAATGCAAGATTCAATAGATACAGATTTTAGTAAAGAAAAAATAAATTATAAAAATCTGACCCCTGCTGATATTCAAATCCTTTCGCGATTAAACGAAATAATTATTTCCGTTACTTCAAAAATCGAACAATACGAATTAGGTAAAGCCGCGCAAGAGCTTTATCAGTTTTCTTGGCACGAATTAGCCGATATATATATTGAAACCGCTAAAAAACAAATTAAAAACGCTGAGTTAAAGGATCAAACAATTAAAATTTTATATTTAATTTTATTTGATCTGCTTAAACTTTTACACCCGTTTATTCCCTTTGTCACGGAAAAAATTTGGCAAGAATTTCATCCAAATGAAAAAGCCAATCTTCTTCTTATTCAAGATTGGCCAAAGTCAATTGCAAAGGGGACAGTCCCCTTTTTCCGACCTCTGCAAACCCGCATCAATAAAGGGTAA
- the pheS gene encoding Phenylalanine--tRNA ligase alpha subunit yields the protein MDILNIKKQIEEDISRVRTLNDLENISKKYLGRKGEITRFFDEIKNFSSKQRAEKGREGNELKNWLITQIESKRQIFEKGGEESKYKKDIDITQPGEKIERGNLSLITQMKNEIEMFFLSMGFDIAEGPNVETEFYNFDALNIPEYHPARDIQDTFWLKEKGINKEKLLLRTHTSPVQIRYMREHKPPLKMITIGNTFRHEAIDASHEAQFCQMEGLAVDKNISLANLKDVVENFLRHFFGKKMAIQWRPGYFPFVEPGVEVDMECLMCRGKGCPVCKNSGWLEVMGAGMVHPYVLKKGGIDPHKWQGFAFGIGIDRLVMLRHCITDIRVFRGGQSPKIDF from the coding sequence ATGGATATTCTAAATATCAAAAAACAAATAGAAGAAGATATTAGCCGCGTGAGGACATTAAATGATTTAGAAAATATTTCTAAAAAATATTTAGGCAGAAAAGGCGAGATTACTCGTTTTTTTGATGAAATAAAAAATTTTTCTTCAAAGCAAAGAGCAGAGAAAGGAAGAGAGGGGAATGAACTTAAAAATTGGTTAATTACCCAAATAGAAAGCAAGAGGCAAATATTTGAAAAGGGAGGAGAAGAGAGTAAATACAAAAAAGATATAGACATTACTCAGCCCGGGGAAAAAATAGAAAGGGGTAATTTGTCGCTGATTACCCAGATGAAAAATGAAATAGAAATGTTTTTTCTTTCTATGGGGTTTGATATAGCTGAGGGGCCGAATGTGGAAACAGAATTTTATAATTTTGATGCCTTAAATATACCAGAATATCATCCGGCTCGAGATATACAAGATACTTTTTGGCTGAAAGAAAAGGGAATAAATAAAGAAAAATTACTTTTGCGCACTCACACTTCGCCGGTGCAAATAAGATATATGAGAGAGCATAAGCCGCCGCTGAAAATGATAACTATTGGCAATACTTTTAGACATGAAGCCATTGATGCTTCCCATGAAGCGCAATTTTGCCAAATGGAAGGGTTGGCTGTTGATAAAAACATTTCTTTGGCGAATTTAAAAGATGTGGTGGAAAATTTTTTGCGGCATTTTTTCGGCAAAAAAATGGCTATTCAATGGCGACCAGGTTATTTTCCTTTTGTTGAGCCGGGAGTAGAAGTGGATATGGAGTGTTTGATGTGTCGCGGAAAAGGATGTCCGGTTTGTAAAAATAGTGGATGGCTGGAAGTAATGGGGGCAGGAATGGTTCATCCGTATGTTTTAAAAAAAGGAGGTATTGACCCTCATAAATGGCAGGGATTTGCTTTTGGTATAGGCATTGACCGTTTGGTGATGTTAAGACACTGTATTACTGACATTCGAGTTTTCCGCGGGGGACAGTCCCCAAAGATTGACTTCTGA
- the pheT gene encoding Phenylalanine--tRNA ligase beta subunit, with translation MLLSYSWLKELTGFKLKPEKLADILSTHTAEVEKIIKLGQGLDKIVVGEIKEIKPLPKSKKLSLAKVQTKINKKVKELDIVCGAENIAVGQKVPLALTGAKILGEEIKEVSILGVKSQGMLCAEDELGIGEDHSGIYILPEETKIGEPVAKVLGLNDYILEIENSSLTHRPDLFNHFGLAREIMACLGQIKIKNFYLPAGKENSKLKVQNPKIKQLKIIVQDNKLCPRYMAVIIDGIKIVPSPLWMQNRLRNCGIRPINNVVDITNYVLLELGQPLHAFDLNNLEGTQIMVRPAKKGEKILALDGKEYELDKTDLIIADKIKPVALAGIMGGEYSGISEKTKTIVIESANFNPINIRQSSKRLGIRTESSLRFEKGLPLNFSQEGLYRAIELVKNLAQGQVVSQIFDIKSEEAKRRLTGSKKIFLNFEKLERVAGIKFSTKEILSILKFLGFKTKEQKKDILVQAPIWRNDINIPEDIIEEVVRIYGINKIKPKPIVAEIKPVALSPEMSWENKLKDILAGAGFDEIYTYIFYQTPIETKVEHLELANPLNPSQRYLRISLLPNLEKSIEKNQRFFEKIKVFELSNVFYRKDNQIVEKKNLAGIIYGEKELFFKAKGVVEMICRACGVGRESLRFEFFSSDEMKEWIDLSKDGLEIEILIDNNILGIFGERKLEKYKIGFFELDFKVLVNYAKQIKKYEPASRYEPVKRDLAFLIDKNISCQKIEATIKSIDPLIKKVELFDIFTSERFGEKRNLAFHIIYQSNERTLVTEEVDVIQKKIIDSLEKNFKAILRDF, from the coding sequence ATGCTTTTGTCTTATTCGTGGTTAAAAGAATTAACAGGATTTAAATTAAAGCCAGAAAAACTGGCGGATATTTTGTCTACCCATACAGCAGAAGTAGAGAAAATAATTAAATTAGGACAAGGATTGGATAAAATAGTGGTGGGTGAAATAAAAGAAATTAAACCTTTACCCAAATCTAAAAAATTAAGTTTAGCTAAAGTTCAAACAAAAATAAATAAAAAGGTGAAAGAATTGGATATAGTTTGCGGGGCGGAAAATATTGCCGTGGGGCAAAAAGTTCCCTTAGCCTTAACAGGAGCGAAAATATTAGGCGAGGAGATTAAAGAAGTTTCTATTTTGGGAGTAAAATCTCAAGGCATGCTTTGCGCGGAAGACGAATTAGGCATTGGCGAAGATCATAGCGGAATTTATATTTTACCCGAAGAAACAAAAATAGGTGAACCAGTTGCTAAAGTTTTAGGACTTAATGATTATATATTAGAAATAGAAAATTCATCTCTTACCCATCGGCCGGATTTATTTAATCATTTTGGCTTGGCAAGAGAAATAATGGCTTGCTTAGGGCAAATTAAAATTAAAAATTTTTACTTGCCAGCAGGTAAAGAAAATTCAAAATTAAAAGTTCAAAATCCAAAAATAAAACAACTCAAAATTATTGTTCAGGACAATAAATTATGTCCGCGTTATATGGCAGTAATTATAGACGGAATTAAAATTGTGCCTTCTCCTTTATGGATGCAGAATAGGTTAAGAAATTGCGGTATTCGGCCGATTAATAATGTAGTGGACATCACTAATTATGTTTTATTGGAATTAGGTCAACCCTTACACGCCTTTGATTTGAATAATTTAGAGGGAACGCAAATAATGGTCAGGCCTGCAAAAAAAGGAGAAAAAATTTTAGCTTTGGACGGCAAGGAATATGAATTAGATAAAACAGATTTAATTATTGCCGATAAAATAAAACCTGTTGCTTTAGCCGGAATAATGGGAGGAGAATATTCCGGAATATCCGAGAAAACAAAAACCATTGTTATTGAATCAGCCAATTTTAACCCTATAAATATTCGTCAATCTTCCAAGCGTTTAGGGATAAGGACAGAATCATCTTTACGTTTTGAAAAGGGTTTGCCATTGAATTTTAGCCAAGAAGGTCTTTATCGAGCCATTGAATTAGTGAAAAATTTAGCGCAAGGGCAAGTGGTCAGCCAAATTTTTGATATAAAAAGTGAAGAAGCAAAAAGGCGATTAACCGGTTCTAAAAAAATTTTTTTGAATTTTGAAAAATTAGAAAGAGTAGCCGGCATAAAATTTTCTACTAAAGAGATATTAAGTATATTAAAATTTTTAGGGTTTAAAACAAAGGAGCAAAAAAAGGACATTTTAGTTCAAGCGCCGATTTGGCGAAACGATATTAATATCCCCGAAGATATTATTGAAGAGGTTGTCAGGATTTACGGCATAAATAAAATTAAACCTAAGCCGATAGTAGCAGAGATTAAACCAGTTGCTTTAAGCCCGGAAATGAGTTGGGAAAATAAATTAAAAGATATTTTAGCGGGAGCGGGGTTTGATGAAATCTACACTTATATTTTTTATCAAACACCAATAGAAACAAAAGTAGAACATTTAGAATTAGCTAACCCTTTAAATCCAAGTCAAAGATATTTAAGAATAAGTCTTTTGCCAAATTTAGAGAAAAGTATAGAAAAAAATCAGCGGTTTTTTGAGAAGATAAAAGTTTTCGAATTAAGTAATGTCTTTTATAGAAAAGATAATCAAATTGTGGAAAAGAAAAATTTGGCAGGTATAATTTATGGAGAAAAAGAATTATTTTTTAAGGCAAAAGGAGTAGTAGAAATGATTTGTCGCGCTTGCGGAGTAGGGAGAGAATCATTGAGGTTTGAATTTTTTTCTTCAGACGAGATGAAGGAGTGGATTGATTTAAGCAAAGATGGTTTAGAGATAGAGATATTAATAGATAATAATATTTTAGGAATATTTGGGGAGAGAAAATTAGAAAAATATAAAATTGGTTTTTTTGAACTTGATTTTAAAGTTTTGGTAAATTACGCTAAGCAAATTAAAAAGTATGAACCAGCTTCCCGATACGAGCCGGTTAAGAGAGATTTGGCTTTTTTAATAGATAAAAATATTTCTTGTCAAAAAATAGAAGCGACAATTAAAAGTATTGACCCATTAATAAAAAAAGTAGAATTGTTTGATATTTTTACCAGTGAACGGTTTGGTGAAAAAAGAAATTTAGCTTTTCATATTATTTATCAAAGCAATGAACGAACTCTTGTTACTGAAGAAGTAGATGTTATTCAGAAAAAAATTATTGATAGTTTAGAAAAAAATTTTAAAGCCATTCTGCGTGATTTCTAA
- the mltB gene encoding Membrane-bound lytic murein transglycosylase B precursor, translating into MKHLKSSKLWDCQSFWLIFFWAGFLVILSFQEPYWRAGKQYADIIKELRELGFSDKQIDSIFSDPRIRLHPDLVQKSKGVNVPSLISSNSRLLSQESVARGKKFLEENREFLEKIESKYGVEKEAIVAILRIETDFGKYLGEYYAFNIFNSVVFYTDSGFYRYEWAKKELISLIKLSQLSQREKFDYLGIRSSSAGAIGLAQFLPSSYLQFAVDGNGDGKINLFEVEDSIESIANYLKESGWQKNRNKAIWRYNPDEHYVEGVNVYAQKLKEADK; encoded by the coding sequence ATGAAGCACCTTAAATCATCGAAATTATGGGATTGTCAAAGTTTTTGGTTGATTTTTTTTTGGGCTGGATTTCTTGTAATTCTATCTTTTCAAGAACCATATTGGCGAGCAGGGAAGCAATACGCGGACATCATTAAAGAGCTGAGAGAATTGGGGTTCTCAGACAAACAAATAGATTCTATTTTTTCCGATCCCAGAATTCGGCTTCACCCGGATTTAGTTCAAAAATCAAAAGGGGTAAATGTTCCTAGTTTAATTAGTTCGAATTCCCGATTGCTATCCCAGGAGTCGGTTGCAAGAGGGAAAAAATTTTTAGAAGAAAATCGGGAATTTTTAGAAAAGATAGAATCAAAATATGGGGTGGAAAAAGAAGCAATAGTAGCGATTTTAAGGATAGAAACCGATTTTGGTAAATATTTAGGGGAATACTACGCTTTTAATATCTTTAATAGCGTAGTTTTCTATACGGATTCAGGGTTTTACCGTTATGAATGGGCAAAGAAAGAATTAATAAGCCTCATCAAACTTTCTCAACTTTCCCAAAGAGAAAAATTTGATTATTTAGGGATTAGATCCTCATCAGCCGGCGCTATTGGGTTAGCCCAATTTTTACCCTCTAGCTATCTGCAATTTGCTGTTGATGGTAATGGAGATGGGAAAATTAATCTTTTTGAGGTAGAAGATAGTATAGAGAGTATTGCCAATTATTTGAAAGAATCTGGTTGGCAAAAAAACAGAAATAAGGCAATTTGGCGATACAATCCCGACGAACATTACGTCGAGGGAGTTAATGTTTATGCACAAAAATTAAAAGAGGCGGATAAATAA
- the wcaJ gene encoding UDP-glucose:undecaprenyl-phosphate glucose-1-phosphate transferase, with translation MQKPSLFFTVLKVPLDWLMLILSGLFVYWLRFIALANRWPVVFEIKFLDYFLILIILAFVWVGLFAISGLYQTKRIHFSKEALKIFLASSIGIIFLFLVSFFSRELIPSRFIIIAFWFFSIIFVCWGRIFIHYLLNNQFKKGKGLEPIIILGKNEIAQRLITIINKNPNLGYKVIDNLSSVFLLKEKWQGKERRINQIIQADPNISSEELKTIIDFCVENQIIFRYIPDLVGLVSPKMELDFLGGFPIMEIKESVCQGWGSVAKDIFDLIVSDIIVTLLLPVFVIIILAIKLDSPGPAFVTLTRLGARGKPFGLFKFRSMIKDADKMKEQLAALNEREGPLFKIKNDPRITRVGKVLRRLSLDELPQFFNVLRGEMSLVGPRPHEPGEVAKYETWHKKLLNVKPGITGLAQISGRSDLSFEEEARLDLYYLQNWSFLFDLEILIKTIPAVLNFKHSA, from the coding sequence ATGCAAAAGCCATCTCTTTTTTTTACCGTGTTAAAAGTTCCACTTGATTGGTTGATGCTTATTCTATCCGGTCTTTTTGTTTATTGGTTGCGTTTTATCGCTTTGGCTAATCGATGGCCAGTAGTTTTTGAGATAAAATTTCTTGATTATTTTTTAATTTTAATTATTTTAGCCTTTGTTTGGGTAGGCCTTTTTGCTATTAGCGGTCTTTACCAAACCAAAAGAATACATTTTTCCAAAGAAGCCCTAAAAATATTTTTAGCTTCTTCCATTGGCATTATTTTTCTTTTTTTAGTTAGTTTCTTTTCTAGAGAATTAATTCCCTCTCGATTTATTATTATTGCTTTTTGGTTTTTTTCTATTATTTTTGTTTGTTGGGGAAGAATTTTTATCCATTATTTACTGAATAATCAATTTAAAAAAGGAAAAGGACTGGAGCCGATTATTATTTTAGGGAAAAATGAAATAGCGCAGCGTTTAATCACAATTATTAATAAAAATCCGAATTTAGGATATAAAGTAATTGATAATCTCTCTTCAGTATTTCTTTTAAAAGAAAAATGGCAAGGCAAAGAAAGAAGAATAAATCAAATTATTCAAGCAGATCCAAATATTAGTTCCGAAGAATTAAAAACTATTATTGATTTTTGTGTGGAAAATCAAATTATTTTTAGATACATTCCTGATTTAGTTGGTTTAGTTAGTCCGAAAATGGAGTTAGATTTTTTGGGAGGATTTCCTATAATGGAGATTAAGGAAAGTGTTTGTCAGGGTTGGGGGAGTGTAGCTAAAGATATTTTTGATCTCATCGTCTCTGATATTATTGTCACCTTGCTTTTACCTGTTTTTGTTATTATTATTTTGGCTATTAAATTAGATTCACCTGGTCCGGCTTTTGTTACTTTAACTCGTCTTGGAGCAAGAGGAAAGCCATTCGGGCTTTTCAAATTCCGTTCTATGATAAAGGATGCAGATAAAATGAAAGAACAATTAGCCGCTTTAAATGAAAGAGAGGGACCTCTTTTTAAAATTAAAAACGACCCGCGAATTACGCGAGTAGGTAAAGTTTTACGCCGTTTAAGTTTAGATGAATTACCTCAATTTTTTAATGTTTTAAGGGGAGAAATGAGTTTAGTTGGCCCGCGGCCCCATGAGCCCGGAGAAGTGGCTAAATATGAAACTTGGCATAAAAAATTATTAAATGTCAAACCGGGCATAACCGGTTTAGCTCAAATTTCCGGTCGTTCAGATTTGAGTTTTGAAGAAGAGGCGCGGCTTGATTTATATTATCTTCAAAATTGGTCTTTTTTGTTTGATTTAGAAATTTTAATTAAAACTATCCCTGCGGTCTTAAACTTTAAACATTCTGCTTAA
- a CDS encoding HIT domain protein: MPRNCVFCKIIQGEIPAVKIWEDKNYLAILDLNPNTEGMTLVLPKKHYSSDAFNMPEKEYKNFFIAGRKMAKLLKRKLKVKRVALVMEGMGVDHAHLKLYPLYGLEKNFVSITPAQKIFFEKYPGYLTTQLGPQKSLKELEKTAKKIRK, encoded by the coding sequence ATGCCACGAAATTGTGTTTTTTGTAAAATTATTCAAGGGGAAATTCCTGCTGTAAAAATTTGGGAAGATAAAAATTATTTGGCGATTTTAGATTTAAATCCAAATACTGAAGGGATGACTTTGGTTTTACCTAAAAAACATTATTCTTCCGATGCTTTTAATATGCCGGAGAAAGAATATAAAAATTTTTTTATCGCCGGCAGGAAGATGGCAAAATTATTAAAAAGAAAATTAAAAGTAAAAAGAGTGGCTTTGGTTATGGAGGGAATGGGGGTTGACCATGCTCATCTTAAATTATATCCCCTTTATGGTTTGGAGAAAAATTTTGTTTCTATTACTCCTGCTCAAAAAATATTTTTTGAAAAATATCCCGGCTATTTAACTACTCAATTAGGCCCTCAAAAATCATTAAAAGAATTAGAAAAAACAGCCAAAAAAATTAGAAAATAA